CGATTCCGCGCCGGGCGGAGCCCGCATCAGGCCGTTGCGTTGCGTGATGCAGCGATCTGGCCAGCACGGCGTGCGCACTTGCGGTGAGATAATGCGAGCGTCAGCCACCCTCACACCCGCACACCGCCATGGCCACCATCAGCTATCTCACCACTGCCCAGTTCGATTTCGGCGCCATCCGCCTCGTCTCGCAGGAGTGCGTGCGGCTTGGAATCCGTCACCCGCTCATCGTCACCGACAAGGGCATCCGGGCCGCAGGCCTGCTGGACAAGCTGCAGGAGGCGCTCGACGCCTCCTTGGGATTCGACGTGTTCGACGAGACGCCGCCGAATCCCACGGAAGCGGCGACGCTTTCCGCATTGGCCCGCTACCGGGCTGTCGCGGCAGACGGCGTGATCGCGATGGGCGGCGGATCGTCGATCGATCTGGGCAAGGCCCTGGTGCTGCTCGCGACGCATCCCGAACCGCTCGTTCAGTACGCCGCCGTGGAAGGGGGCGCAGGAAAGATCACGGCAGCAGTCGCACCGCTCATCGCGATTCCCACGACGGCGGGAACCGGCAGCGAAGTCGGCCGAGGTTCCGTCATCGTGCTGAACGACGGCCGCAAACTGGGGCTGCTGTCGCCGCATCTGCTGCCCAAGGTGGCCATCTGCGATCCGGAGCTGACGCTCGGTCTGCCCCCCCTGCTCACGGCAGCCACGGGCATGGACGCGATGGCGCATTGCATCGAGACCTTCCTGTCGCCCCTGATCAATCCGCCGGCCGAAGCGATCGCGCTGGATGGCCTGGCGAAGTGCGCGCTGTACCTGGAGCGGGCCACGCGCGACGGTTCCGACCGCGACGCGCGCTGGAACATGATGATGGCCGCGATGGAAGGCGCGCTGGCGTTCCAGAAGGGGCTGGGCGCCGTTCATGCGCTTTCCCATCCGTTGGGAGCATTGAAGGATCTGAAACTGCATCACGGCACATTGAACGCAGTGCTGTTGCCCGAGGTCATCCGGTTCAATGCCGAGCACGTCGGCGACAAGCTGATCGGCATGGCGGCGGTGATGGGGCTGGAGCCGGGGGCGGATGTGGCCCGAGCCATCGCGGATCTGAACCAGCGTCTCGGTTTGCCGCCGGGGCTCAAGTCCATGGGCGTGCCAAAGGAAGCGCTGAGCGCCATCGCGGAAGCCGCGCCTAAAGACCACTGCCACGCGACCAATCCGCGCAAGGCCACCGTGGCGGAGTATCTGGCTATCCTGGAAGCTTCCTGGATCTGAGGGCAGGTCGTTCGTCAGCCAGTGAACCGCTTGCGCGGATCATCGCGGGCGCGGCGTTCTCTCTCCGAATCAGCAGCAGCGCGTCACGCCGCTCCACTTGCGGTCCTGCTCGGACGCGAAGAACTCCCTCTCGGTGAGTGGCGGCGCCTCGGGGTGGGTGCGCCGATGCCGCTCCAGATAACGCTCGTAGGCGTCGTCGCCCGACACCTCGCGCAGATAGTCCCAGAGCTTCTTCAGATCGTCACGCATGGTCTCTGGCCCCTGGCGCCGGATCGGTGATTGCGGGGGCGGGAGCGAAAGATCGAGTGTCCGGAGCGCGCGTCGCGTCGCCCCGGACGTGCACCAGCGTTCAGTCGCGCGCCCACGCGAGTTGCGTTTGCGTATGCGGAGATTCAGACAATGCCTGCACCGGCTCGCCCGCGAGGAAACGGCGTGCCATGCGCAGCATGTCGAGGATCACCACCCACAGGATGATCGCGAACAGGAGTGCCAACGCGGCGTCGATCCGCTGGCCGAAAATGAGCGACGGCGCGGAGGCGATCTTCTCGGGAGGCAAGGTGCCTGCGGCAAGATCCGCCGCGAGCTTGTTCGCGCCCGACAGGAAACCGACGGCGGGATTGGGGCTGAACA
This region of Betaproteobacteria bacterium genomic DNA includes:
- a CDS encoding iron-containing alcohol dehydrogenase, translated to MATISYLTTAQFDFGAIRLVSQECVRLGIRHPLIVTDKGIRAAGLLDKLQEALDASLGFDVFDETPPNPTEAATLSALARYRAVAADGVIAMGGGSSIDLGKALVLLATHPEPLVQYAAVEGGAGKITAAVAPLIAIPTTAGTGSEVGRGSVIVLNDGRKLGLLSPHLLPKVAICDPELTLGLPPLLTAATGMDAMAHCIETFLSPLINPPAEAIALDGLAKCALYLERATRDGSDRDARWNMMMAAMEGALAFQKGLGAVHALSHPLGALKDLKLHHGTLNAVLLPEVIRFNAEHVGDKLIGMAAVMGLEPGADVARAIADLNQRLGLPPGLKSMGVPKEALSAIAEAAPKDHCHATNPRKATVAEYLAILEASWI
- a CDS encoding YbdD/YjiX family protein, yielding MRDDLKKLWDYLREVSGDDAYERYLERHRRTHPEAPPLTEREFFASEQDRKWSGVTRCC